GCGATGGCGGAAGGGGAGTAAAAAATGGCACGTGTACTAGCTGATCGCATCATTACTTCGATAGATATTGGAACTACAAAAATTTCAGTATTGATAGCGCAACAACTAGATGGAAAGCGTGTTGAGATACTTGGCATTGGTAAAGCACCATCATATGGTTTACGTAAAGGAGTTGTTGTTGATGTTGCTGATACTATTCGTTCAATAAAAACTGCTGTACAAGAAGCAGAATTAATGGCTGGTATACAAGTTGAATCTGCATATATTGGTATTTCTGGCGCTCACATTAGCTCTATGAATTCTCAGGGTATGATTCCGCTTAAATATGGTCAAGTGCGGCCATATGATATAAAGCAGGTAATAGAAACAGCAAAAGCAATTCCCGTTTCTGAAGGGCAAAAAATTTTACATGTCCTGCCACAATATTTTATAATTGATGATCAAGATCCTGTCTATAATCCATGTAATTTGCATGGTGTGAGACTACAAGTGCAAGCTCATATTATTATGGGAAGTGTTTCATGTGTGCAAAATCTTATTACATGTTGCGAAGCTGCAGGCATTTCAGTTAAAGATATTGTTTTAGAACAGTTGGCTTCTGCTGATGCGGTACTGAGTAATGATGAAAAAGAGCTAGGTGTTGCTATGATTGATATTGGTGGTGGCACGGCAGATTTAGCACTGTATCAGCGTGGAAATATTCGGCATACTATGGTATTACCGGTAGCTGGTCAACATTTTACTAACGATTTAGCAATTGGCATGAGAATTTCTCGTGCTGAGGCAGAACGTATTAAAAAAGAATATGGGTGTGTTATATCGCCTTTTGATACTGCCTTGGCACGAGTAAATAAAAATAATGAAGAAATTATAGTTGAATCAATTGATGTTGCTGATACACAACATATTAATCAATATGATATTGCTCGTGTGTTATATCCACGTGCAAATGAGTTGCTTGCTATTGTACGCCGAGAAATTATACAAAAAAAATTACAAAAATTTATGACAGCCGGGCTCGTGCTGACTGGCGGTGGTTCGTTACTAAATGGTATGAAGGAACTTGCGCAAGAAATTTTTGATGTTCCCGTACGTATTGGTATACCACGTATTGAATATGATTTGCCTCAATCACTTGAAAGCCCTATTTATGCAACAGGATATGGTTTATTGATACATGTACTTAAAAAATACGCAGACAATCGTATTAATAACATTGATGGTCCACTTGTACAAAGAATTTTTATGCAAATGAAATCGTGGGTTTCTGACTTTTTTTAATTATTATTATCATTCTCATTTTTTATGTGAAAGAAAAGGCCATCTTTTTCTTCTTTGAAAAATGCATAAGCATCATTTCCATATTTTTCATATTGTGTCAGCAAATTATCCATAGCTCTGAGCGCTCGTCTGCATTTTACTCCATTGACGTTCATTTCTTCGCAATCTTTTGTTATTGCACAAACACGAACTCCATTTCTGAGCCATTTATTGAGAACATTTTTATTTAAAAGTATAGCTGTGCTATCTTTTTCTATAACTTGAAAATGCTTGAAAGAAGAAATGAAATCTTGATTTAATTCATCATCAGCTACTCTTGATACAGCTCTTAATATATTCCTAAAATTTTTTTCTAGAATAACTTTGTCGTTATTTTTTTTAAGTTTATCAAATAATTTTTCTAGTGATTTTTTATGTGTTTCATAGTCATTAAGCTCATTTCCTTCATAGGCACGAACTAATTGAGCTATTGTATCTTCTATTATTTCAAAAATGGTTAACTCTTCTTCGTTCTGTTCTGTGTTTTCAAAATTATTATTGTTTTTTTCGCATAGCGTACTATTACTAACTAAAACGGTATAAATAACAAGAGAGAGAAATAGTTTTTTCAAGATCAAATTCCTTATTGATTTATGTACTGTATCTTTTTTTATTAAGTCTTTACAGTAGTATAAGCATTTTCTTGATTTTCTTCAAACAATTGTTATCGGCTGTACGATTTAGGTAGACTTGCTCTGAAGCAACTAAGGATGTTCTTTTTAGTGTAAAAAAATATGAGGGGTAATACGTCTATAATACGCATATATGAAAAAACAAGGAGTGGGTAATGATTGAACTTGAACAAGAAGAAACAAAAAGTTCAGTGCCGATGGCGTCAATAAAAGTAATTGGTGTTGGTGGTGCTGGGGGTAATACAGTTAATAATATTATTGATATTTGTCATCAATCAATTGGGTGTATTGTTGCTAATACCGATGCACAAGCATTAGAAGCTTCTTTTGCAGAGAAAAAAATTCAGCTGGGTATTAAGTCAACGCGTGGTCTTGGCACTGGTGCCGATCCTGAGCTTGGCAAACGGGCAGCAGAAGAAGATATTGATAAGGTAATGGAAGAAATTAAGGGTGCTGATATTGTATTCTTGACTGCCGGTATGGGTGGAGGTACTGGTTCTGGTGCGCTGCCTGTTATTGCGCATGCACTTAAAGAAAAGGGTATTCTTTCAATTGCAATTGTGACAAAACCATTTATTTTCGAGGGTAAAAAACGCCAACATATTGCTGATGATGCAATTTCAAGATTAAAAAAAACAGTAGATACGCTTATCATTATTCCAAATCAAAAGCTTCTTGATATTGCAGATCGCAAAATGTCTATGCCCGATGCATTCGCTTTAATTAATGATTTATTTGCACAATCAGTAAAAGGAATTTCTGATATTATTACCAAATCTGGTTATATCAATGTTGATTTTGCAGATGTACGTAATATTATGAAATCTCAAGGTCTTGCAGTAATGGGTACTGCCAGCGCTACTGGAGAAAATCGAGCACAAGAAGCAGCATTAAAAGCAATTTCATCTCCATTGTTAGAAAATATGAGTATCGCAGGTGCACATGGTGTGTTGCTCAATATTACTGGTGGACCAAGTTTGGGATTGCAAGAAGTTAGTGCTGCTGCTAGCGTTGTATATGATCAAGTTGATGAGGATGCACAAATTATTATTGGTTCAGTCATTGATGATACTATGCAGGATGATGTTTCGGTAACTATTATTGCTACAGGTTTTGAATGTCTAGTTCCTGATGAAGTACCCGTTATTTCTAAATGTACAACTGATTTAGAGCGAACAAGAACATTATCAGAACAGGTACAAGTTTGTGTACAGCCAACATATGTCAAAAAAATAGAAGATAGGCATGTTGAAACAGTTTATGCAGCTGTACCAACAGTAGAACATAAAAATAATGTGTCTGAAGTTCCTGTGATTGAAGTTGCTCAAACGACGATTCAAGCAGAAAAAAAAACCGACGTAGCAACACCAAAAATTGAAGAAAAAGACTTGATCGATCTTTCAGAAGAAGAAGAAGATGCACAAATTAGGGCATTACTTGCCAAAGATGAAGCTAAAGAAGTAGATTTTGACGCGAAGATTGCTGTATCGACTTATAAGCAAGACCTTGATATACCAACATTTTTAAGAGAAAAAGAGCAAAAAGAGAAAAAAATATCATAGATGCTTCATTACTTCTAAGAACAAGCGGGACTTATATGCCCGCTTGTCTTGTGTATAGAATTGTTAACAATAGTTATTTGTTGAAAATTTCGCTGACTTTAACCGTAACAGAATGCCATGATTCATCATTAAATGTGGTGCGCATTGGATACAATATCATCCGTGTATTTTGCTTACCGACATCAAAAATGAGTAACTTTGCTAGCTTTTTTTTATTACCCGTTGTGTGGCAACGAGCATTTTTATAAAAAGTTTCATTTGGTGCGAGACTTACTTGATAAGTAATGTTTTCGTTGTTAGCGTCATGCACAACAATCGTTATACTAAATGCAGTATTATTATAAAGTTTAAGTTCATCAAGCGGCTTGACTGAAACAGTTACTACTTTTGGTTTTGGATTGGCAATGTGTAGATCCGTAGTATATGTTTTGTGCACAGCAAAAGAAAGAATAAGCAGCGATAAAAAAATATATTTGTGATGTGTTTTTACCATCTCTGCCTCCTACTTGCTTTGTGGTTGTTGATACGATAATTAAGTCCACAAATAGTTATTTTGATAGTTTATATATACTATTAGTCAACGTACTAGATATCTATTTTTTTGCAAGGGTTTTTATCCTCTAAATTTCTTATTGAAACATTTTTAATATAGAAATCTGTATGAGATATTATCTTTGCCTCTGTACTTGTTTGTAGTTGTATACATACTGTGCCATGACTGACCAGTGCGATAGGCTCCACTGTTGGCTTGGCACCCTTTTGAGTTTTTATTATCACAGCTGTATAATATCAATGAGTTAGTTGTAGGTGTGATACATTTTTCTAAAAAAATCCGGGCGCTACAAAATGTGGCTCAGGTGGGGTATATATATGAATATCAGAAAAGTCGTACTAATAGGTTTGTTTGGTCTTATAATAGCCGCACCAGGTTTATCGCGTGCTTCTTATTACGATGACGATGTTATCGCTGATACCGCTAAGGTTAGTCTCATTGGTGGCGCGGTAGCCGCCGGTTGTTATGGATTGTATAAATTTGGTAGTTGGTTGTTTTCTAAAACTGATCAACAAATTTTAGATGAAGCACATCGTGCATATGATAGCGCACATAATCGCTATCAGTCACTTATGGCTATTTTAGAATCATGGTATAACGCGGGAAGATCTGTTAGATCGGCAAACGAAAATCTTTTGTATGAGATTGGGACAGCAAAAATAGAAGAGCAGTATATTGGTAATTATATTAGTGATCTTAATCAAGCTCTAAGTACATTACGTTCAAATCTTAAAACAGTTACTGAACGAGCATACAAACTACAACAGCAGGCATTGCATGACAGTCAGATTTATTATGTTAAGCGAGAGATGGATGGCATTGCTGGACGCATTAATCATCTACTGCCACGCCTTTCTTTTTTGGAAGAATTTTTAGCATATCACAAAAGTTATTTTATATTATTTGAATTAGAGTCAGATTTATATGGTAAATATGACCGAGAGTTGCGTGCGATAGAAAATCAAGCGCTTGATTATTACGGTCGTGCATATGAAATTCGTGCAGCAATTTTGACTAATTTTTCTCATAGTACCTATCCGTATTTGCAATATAGTCGTCATATTAAAGATGACTGTGCTCAACTTGATAGTGCGATACATAATTTGGTACACAATTATTATGATCGCGTAAGTGCGGCTCGCCAACTATATACACATTTAATTACTATAAAAGAGATTGTGCTGACAGATTCCCATTATCATCATGATGTGCATGCATATGAAAAAGATAAACGCGAGCGTGAGCGTATTGAAGCTGAAGAGCGCAAAGCGAGAGCGCTTGAGCGTCAGGCACGTGCACAGGAACAAAAAGTTCGTGAGATGAAAGAGTACAATCGTATATATGCATGCAAGCACACGCAATACCACAATAAAAAACCTTCTAGAGATTGTGTTTCGTTTGAGGTACAGATAAGTAATTAATTATTGTATTATAAGGATGGTAGAAGAGCAGCAAGAGAAATCAGTTCTCGGGTGCTGGTTATTAAGAATTGATGCATGTTATTATTGAGCGGTGTAAAGATGAGCAGTTTGTAAAAATATAGTATAAATGACGTATGTTATTACACAATAGTTCTTTTTTTCGTATTTATTTTGGCAATGCTAAAGATCGGCTCTACCCTATGTGGTATCAAAATCTTCCAAAAGAGCAGCAATTGCTTTCTGTACCACCATTTAGTGGGCTTACAAAGATAATGAGGATAAACAATCTCATGTTTTTAAATCAAGTTCACGGTGCAAAGGGTTATATAATTAAAGAATCTGATTTTAAAGAAATTGTGCCATTTACTCTTGATGGCGATTATATGATTACTAATGTGTCGCTTGCAGGTATTGGTATTATGACTGCTGATTGTTTACCTATTATTTTCTATGATCGCCTTAATACGGTTGCAGCTATCGCGCATGCTGGTTGGCGAAGTTCTATTGCAGAAATTGGAGTCAAAACAATACAACACATGCAACAGCGGTTTAATACTGAGGTTGAGCAGTTGCGAATTTTTTTTGGTCCATCAATAAAAAAATGTTGCTATAAAGTGCAAAAAGATTTTATACAGCAGTTAGAACATTTTGAATTTGCTCATCATGTTTTGCAGCAAAAAGATGATAATTATACATTTGATTTACCTAGTTTTAATAGGTTGCAATTGGAAGATTTAGGCGTACCTAAAGAAGCATTTTGCTTTGAGTACAATATATGTACTTCTTGTGATAATAATTTTTTTTCTTATCGTCGTGATGCTAACAAGGCCGGTAGACAAATGACGATTGTCAGTCTCAAGTAAATTTAATTCAATAATTTTTTTTGATTTATTGTAATAGTATCATCAATTTTGTAAATCTATGTTGGTATGAAGTTGTTTTTCTTTTAAGTATTAGTTGATGTGCAATAGCATAGAGAATTAAAAAAAAAGTGAAATATATAAAAAAAGGATAAAAGTATGAATGGGAAATTTTTTTTTATAGTTTTATTTGCAACATTTTTTGCACAGTCAGTATTTGCTATGTCACCAATCCAGGTGCAAAAAAAAGTAAAAGAATTTAATAATGTGCTGAGTAAATATAAAGAAAAAATCAATGAGGGTGAGGGCCTAACATCTGAAGCTAAAAAGCTAAAAACAAGCGCACAAGCTATTTTAAATCAGATTAAACCATATACAAGTATAGCAGTATTTGAAAGTAGTCTCAGAGCAGCATCAACGATAGCTGAAGAATTATATGAACAAGAGGCTACAGCACAGTTCAATCATCTGGCTAATTTTTTTGGCTTTAAGGATAAAACTAGAGGAATTCCTACAAAAACTGATGTATTGCGTGGTATAGATATGAGTTATTACATGCATTTAAAGGATGAGATGCAACGTGATATGTTTGATATACTCGCTCGTATTTATAGCTTTGATGAGAAGAAAACGAGATTATCAGAAAATAATAGTCTAATACTTGGTGGAAAGAAAGATAAGGGAAAAATAACTAATCGAGATGTAGATACATTTTCAGAATTAACTATTAGCAAAAAAGGCGGTGCACTGTATTGGATGGATAGGTTTGTTAATGATGTTTTTGATTTTATGAATGTATATGGAGATGTTAATGGACAACAAATTTATGGAGATAGTATAACAGGTGGTACGTATCTGAATTTTATCACTGCGCGTGATGCATTTTATTCAGAAACTCATAACGTATTACATATGATATATCCAAAAAACACTAAAGATGAATTTGGTAAAACGAGCAAAACAATCTTATTACCAAAAGATAGTTATGAACAGTATTCTTATTTTTATGATAAAGTTGATACCACTATCTTTGGCCAATTGCATAAAGATTTAAATCAATATAATACATTGATTTCGTTTGTAACTGGTATTGGCATTGATAAAGATGATTATGATCCGAATATTAGAAGTACTCTTAGTAGTATACAAAAAACAGTTACAGATAAAAAACTTACTTATGCTACAAATAAAACTTTTGAGAGCTATTTAAATGATGCCATCGCAATGGGTGAGAAAGAGGGTGAAGCAAAAGGTAAAGCTGGATGTGTTGATGGTAAAAAAATTGGTGAAAAGATAGAAGCATTATTAAAAAAAATTGCCGATTTAAATGACGTTTCGCGAGCACAGTGGAATGCATTTATATATAATATGGAAAATAATGATTTAAAAAAAGCTAATGACAGTATTAAAATGGCACTTTATGATGCCCATAAAGGCATAAATCAATTCGATCATATCAAGAATGCTCTATTTGAAATAGCTAAAATTGCATATGGCCTTAAGCCTTTTGAAAAGCTGACAGTTACAAAAAAATAAAGATGCATAATATATATTGTATTTGCATGCATTGTGTGGCCGGCATGTTTAATCTGCCGGCTTTTTTTTATATTTATATGCACATGCTTTGATTATTTTTGCATAATCACGTAAAGTAGTGTACAAGGTGGGTTATTAAAAGCTATCCTCATTACTACCAAAGATTTTACAAAAGGTTGTAACTATGATTGCAGGATTACTGGCAAAAATTTTAGGAACTAACAATGCTCGGCAGTTGCGGCAATTGCGGCCACTGGTACAAAAAATTAATGAGCTAGAAGTAACATTAAGCCCTTTAGAAGATAGTGCACTTTCGGCAAAAACAAATAAGTTTAGAGAGCACATACAGCAGGGTAAGAAACTAGATGATATTTTGCCCGAAGCGTATGCAGTAGTACGTGAGGTTGCAAAACGGCAACTTGGCCAGCGCCATTATGATGTACAATTAATTGGTGGTATTGTGCTGCATCAAGGTAAAATTGCAGAAATGAAAACAGGTGAGGGAAAAACATTAACAGCAACATTGCCACTTTACTTAAATGCATTGAGTGGTAAGGGTGCACATTTAGTTACTGTTAATGATTATTTAGCACGTCGTGATGCGAGTTGGATGGCACCAGTGTATAATTTTTTAGGGCTAGAAGTTGGCTGTCTACAAAATAAAATGGGTGATGCTGAACGAAAAAAAACATATAACGCAGATATTGTATACGCAACTAACAATGAGCTTGGGTTTGATTATTTACGCGATAACATGAAGTTTCGCTTAGAAGATTATGTGCAATGTGATTTGAACTATGCGATTGTTGATGAGGTTGATTCCATTTTAATTGATGAAGCACGTACCCCGCTTATTATTTCTGGCGGTATTGGGCATGAATCACAATTATATTTAGCAGCAAATAAAGCAGTGTGTAATTTACAAAAAGACGTAGATTACGAGGTTGATGAAAAAGCACGTTCGGTGCAATTGACTGATTCTGGCAACGATAAAGTGGAACGTTCATTTCGACTCAAAAATTTATATGCAATTGAGCATCTGAGTATTTTACATCACGTAGTACAAGCGCTCAAAGCACATGTACTTTTCAGGCGTGATGTTGATTATATGGTGGTTGATGGGCGTGTATTGATTGTTGATGAATTTACTGGTCGTGTATTAGCAGGTCGTCGTTATAGCGATGGTTTGCACCAAGCGCTTGAAGCAAAAGAAGGCGTACAGATAGAAAAAGAAACACAAACACTTGCCTCTATTACTTTACAGAACTATTTTAGACTATACACAAAATTAGCAGGTATGACAGGAACTGCTGCTACAGAAGCAGAAGAATTTCATAAAATTTATAAACTTGATGTTATTTCTGTTCCAACCAATAGACCATTAGTTCGTCATGACCGTCCTGATTTAATTTTTTTAACTAAAAATGCAAAATACAAAGCCATTGCACAGGATGTGGCCGAACGCCACAAAAAAGGTCAACCAGTCTTAGTAGGTACAGTTGCAGTTGAAACTTCAGAATTGTTGAGTCATGTATTAACAGCAAGTGGTTTGAAACATGAGGTTTTGAACGCAAAAAATCATGAAAGAGAAGCGGATATTGTTGAGCATGCAGGAAAGTCGGGGCATATCACCATTGCGACTAACATGGCAGGCCGTGGTACTGATATTAAATTAGCACCAGAATCAATAGATGCTGGTGGATTATATATTTTGGGTACTGAGCGGCATGAGAGTAGGAGAATTGATAATCAGTTGCGGGGACGTTCTGGTCGTCAAGGTGATCCCGGTGAGTCACGCTTTTATATTTCGCTTGAAGATGATTTAATTCGTATTTTTGCAGGTGATACACTTAAAAAAAATATGGAACGTTTTGGCATGCAAGAAGATGAAACTATTGAATCTGGTTTTGTTTCCAAAACAATTGAACATGCGCAAGAAAAAGTTGAAAAAAATAATTTTGAAATTCGTAAACATTTGCTTGAATATGATGATGTGCTCAATCAACAGCGTACGGTTGTATATAAATATCGCCGTGAGATCTTAGAAGGTTCTGAACTTATTTACGAATTAGTTTCTGAACTTATTACACGTGGTATACAAGATATTATTGCGCGTACATGTCCAAAACGTTTGGTTACTGAAGATAATATGAATGCATTATATGATGAATTACATATGATTACCGGGCTTGAGCGTTCGTTATTTGAGCGCGTTGGTTTTTCGTATAAAAATATAGAACAGTTAACAAAAGATGTAACCGACTTTTTATTAGAAAAATATACATTATATCGTACTCAACAAGAAGGCGAGATAATACAAAATGCAGAAAAATGGTTGATGCTTGAAACAATAGATCAAGCGTGGAAGCAGCATATGCTTAACCTTGATCATTTAAAAGAGGGCATTGGCTTACGTGGTTGGGGGCAAAAAAATCCCCTTATTGAGTATAAGAGAGAAGCGTTTGCTATGTTTCAGGATATGATGCTTTATACACGTCGTGATATTATTCATCATATTTTTCATCTCAATATCGAACGTTTTAATCAATATGAATTAGAACAAAAGCGTGAGCAAGAGTTGGAGCAGATTAATTTAATTGTTAGTAATGGTACTAATAGTGATTCTGGATCTACTACACAAGAAAAACGCGAAGAACCAAAAACTGGACGTAATGATCCATGCCCATGCGGTTCTGGAAAAAAATATAAAAAATGTTGCGGGTAGAACAAAATAAATAATTGCAAGATCTGAGCCAAGTAGCTTTAGAGCATTTATCAAATTAACAAAGAGTCAGGGGATGGTCATTAATCTAAAAAAGATTAATTAAGTTCTTCAATTGTTGGCTCTGTTTTATCTGTTTCAGAAATTTGCTCATTCCAAAAACGGGATAGCTGCTCTTGCAGTTCTAAATATGCTTTTGTGAATTTATAGCCAAATAGTTTACGAAGATCGGTTAATCTGAAATATTTTTCTTGTTGCTTAGTTAATCGGCCTTCTTTCAGTTGCGATATCTTGACAGCATTTTTTTTCCAAAAGCGTTTTTTCTGTTTTAGTGGTATGCATGAAGAAAATTGTAATTGATGCAACCTGATATATTGTTTACTACTGCCAGCACGTACATAAAAAAAGTAGGTTTTACTTTTTCCATTACCTATCATATCAGTTTCACCAACTCGAATTTTTTCATAATCTCTTTTTTTAATACCCATTTCTTCTGCCATTTTTTTTATTTGCTGGCCAGTTGCTACATCGGTAAGTTTATCGGCAAGCACTGTGCCTACCACATACACTGGCACATTTGTGTCATTTTTTACTTTTATTGGACATGCGTGTGCCGCTAAGCCTACACTTGCTAGCATTATTGTGATTATACACTGCTTTTTGTTCATTTATTGCTCCCTTTTTTATTTTTCAATGTATCCTAAAATTTAGGAATTATTTACTATTATTATATATAACATGATACTCAAATTGCAATAATTTATAAAAAATAAAAATATATAATTTCAAAGTTTTTTTACTTGATTTGTTCTTTTTTAAGCTACTTTAAAGGAGAGAAGAATTCTTGTGGGTTGGATGGGCGCTACTGATATATTTTGGGCCTGCTATTCAGCAGGCCCATTAATGTGATTTAAAGATTATCTATATAAACAGTTGATTAACCAACTATTTGTGTTTTATTTTTTATCTTCAAAATCTTTTTCTGTAAATTTGAGCATATCTATTTTATCTATAGTCTTGGTAAAATTTGCTAAAGCAGTTTCGAGAGCAGTCTGACTACGTGATGAATACAGAATCTTTTTTAATTCTTCGTCAGTTCTGTCTTTTTCATCTTTTTTTATCCAACTATCGGTAAATCTCTTTGTTTGATTACCACCAGTTTCTTTGCTAAAGTAGGATTCGTCATTATTTTTAAGTAAGGTAACTATTATATCTTTTATCGGCTGTAAAACTGCTTTGACAATATTTTCTCCAAATTTTTCAGGATTATTGCCTCGGTCAATTTCACCAGTAGTTGCTGCTGCTTTTATTGTATCGCCTACTTTAGTAAGTGATTTGTTGTAAACTTCTGTAATGATATCATTGAAAGTATATGGTATCTGTTTTCCCTCAGTTGTTGTATACTTTCTATTCAATTTGTCATCATCGAATGGCATAGAGATATTTAATGCATTATTATTATTTAGTGTTTTTACATCATTATTAATTTGTTCAATTGCCGTAGAAATGTTTAATAATTTGTTTTTTTGGCCAACAAATTCCATAAGGTTTTTATAATGTGCTAAATCTTTATACAGATGATAAAAAATGCCTCCGAATCCAGACTTTTGAAGGTTATTATAGTCACTTATAACATCTTTTACTTGTTTTGGTGTTAACAATAGACCACTGTTTTTATCTATTGTAAAGTGATTCGTATTATTTTCTGTGGGGCTATAATATATATTAAATATAATATAGCTTAAATCCCTTTTAATGGAATCAAAAACACTTATTTGTGTATCAGTTTGTTTATAAAAACTTTTGTTTGTATGTCCAAAAATATTTGCAAAATCTATAAATTTATTATGTTGTTCATCTAGTAGATAAAATAATCCCCCGGGGTACGACTTACCTGTGCCAGTCAAATAATTCTCTTTTTTTACCTCAGAAATACCATATTTTTTTGTTAGCAATTCCCTTGCATCATTAGTAATTTTGGTATGGAGTTCTTTAAAAAATT
The genomic region above belongs to Candidatus Dependentiae bacterium and contains:
- the ftsA gene encoding cell division protein FtsA produces the protein MARVLADRIITSIDIGTTKISVLIAQQLDGKRVEILGIGKAPSYGLRKGVVVDVADTIRSIKTAVQEAELMAGIQVESAYIGISGAHISSMNSQGMIPLKYGQVRPYDIKQVIETAKAIPVSEGQKILHVLPQYFIIDDQDPVYNPCNLHGVRLQVQAHIIMGSVSCVQNLITCCEAAGISVKDIVLEQLASADAVLSNDEKELGVAMIDIGGGTADLALYQRGNIRHTMVLPVAGQHFTNDLAIGMRISRAEAERIKKEYGCVISPFDTALARVNKNNEEIIVESIDVADTQHINQYDIARVLYPRANELLAIVRREIIQKKLQKFMTAGLVLTGGGSLLNGMKELAQEIFDVPVRIGIPRIEYDLPQSLESPIYATGYGLLIHVLKKYADNRINNIDGPLVQRIFMQMKSWVSDFF
- the ftsZ gene encoding cell division protein FtsZ — protein: MIELEQEETKSSVPMASIKVIGVGGAGGNTVNNIIDICHQSIGCIVANTDAQALEASFAEKKIQLGIKSTRGLGTGADPELGKRAAEEDIDKVMEEIKGADIVFLTAGMGGGTGSGALPVIAHALKEKGILSIAIVTKPFIFEGKKRQHIADDAISRLKKTVDTLIIIPNQKLLDIADRKMSMPDAFALINDLFAQSVKGISDIITKSGYINVDFADVRNIMKSQGLAVMGTASATGENRAQEAALKAISSPLLENMSIAGAHGVLLNITGGPSLGLQEVSAAASVVYDQVDEDAQIIIGSVIDDTMQDDVSVTIIATGFECLVPDEVPVISKCTTDLERTRTLSEQVQVCVQPTYVKKIEDRHVETVYAAVPTVEHKNNVSEVPVIEVAQTTIQAEKKTDVATPKIEEKDLIDLSEEEEDAQIRALLAKDEAKEVDFDAKIAVSTYKQDLDIPTFLREKEQKEKKIS
- the pgeF gene encoding peptidoglycan editing factor PgeF gives rise to the protein MLLHNSSFFRIYFGNAKDRLYPMWYQNLPKEQQLLSVPPFSGLTKIMRINNLMFLNQVHGAKGYIIKESDFKEIVPFTLDGDYMITNVSLAGIGIMTADCLPIIFYDRLNTVAAIAHAGWRSSIAEIGVKTIQHMQQRFNTEVEQLRIFFGPSIKKCCYKVQKDFIQQLEHFEFAHHVLQQKDDNYTFDLPSFNRLQLEDLGVPKEAFCFEYNICTSCDNNFFSYRRDANKAGRQMTIVSLK
- the secA gene encoding preprotein translocase subunit SecA yields the protein MAGLLAKILGTNNARQLRQLRPLVQKINELEVTLSPLEDSALSAKTNKFREHIQQGKKLDDILPEAYAVVREVAKRQLGQRHYDVQLIGGIVLHQGKIAEMKTGEGKTLTATLPLYLNALSGKGAHLVTVNDYLARRDASWMAPVYNFLGLEVGCLQNKMGDAERKKTYNADIVYATNNELGFDYLRDNMKFRLEDYVQCDLNYAIVDEVDSILIDEARTPLIISGGIGHESQLYLAANKAVCNLQKDVDYEVDEKARSVQLTDSGNDKVERSFRLKNLYAIEHLSILHHVVQALKAHVLFRRDVDYMVVDGRVLIVDEFTGRVLAGRRYSDGLHQALEAKEGVQIEKETQTLASITLQNYFRLYTKLAGMTGTAATEAEEFHKIYKLDVISVPTNRPLVRHDRPDLIFLTKNAKYKAIAQDVAERHKKGQPVLVGTVAVETSELLSHVLTASGLKHEVLNAKNHEREADIVEHAGKSGHITIATNMAGRGTDIKLAPESIDAGGLYILGTERHESRRIDNQLRGRSGRQGDPGESRFYISLEDDLIRIFAGDTLKKNMERFGMQEDETIESGFVSKTIEHAQEKVEKNNFEIRKHLLEYDDVLNQQRTVVYKYRREILEGSELIYELVSELITRGIQDIIARTCPKRLVTEDNMNALYDELHMITGLERSLFERVGFSYKNIEQLTKDVTDFLLEKYTLYRTQQEGEIIQNAEKWLMLETIDQAWKQHMLNLDHLKEGIGLRGWGQKNPLIEYKREAFAMFQDMMLYTRRDIIHHIFHLNIERFNQYELEQKREQELEQINLIVSNGTNSDSGSTTQEKREEPKTGRNDPCPCGSGKKYKKCCG